From a region of the Methanobacterium formicicum DSM 3637 genome:
- the guaA gene encoding glutamine-hydrolyzing GMP synthase, with protein sequence MLDPSSFIQETIDTIKNAIGDKKAIIALSGGVDSSVASVLVSNAIGKNLTAVFVDHGLLREGEADYVQNTFQSRLNLKYINASEEFLGKLEGVEDPEEKRKIIGEVFIRVFEREAEKVGAEFLVQGTIAPDWIESQGDIKSHHNVALPHGMVLELVEPIRELYKDEVRIIGAEMGLPAEMVNRQPYPGPGLAVRIAGKITPKRIEICRKANAIVEEEVQKVGLDKTLWQYFAVLTDTKVTGVKGDIRDYGYLVVLRMVESLDAMTADVPELPWEMVKTMSRRITAEIPEVTHVSLSVSDKPPSTIELA encoded by the coding sequence ATGTTAGATCCGTCTTCTTTTATTCAAGAAACAATAGATACTATAAAAAATGCCATTGGGGATAAAAAAGCTATAATCGCACTTTCTGGTGGTGTTGATAGTTCTGTGGCATCAGTTCTGGTTTCAAATGCCATTGGCAAAAATTTAACCGCCGTGTTTGTGGATCATGGGCTTTTAAGGGAAGGAGAAGCAGATTACGTTCAAAATACTTTCCAGAGCAGGCTCAACTTGAAGTACATCAATGCCAGTGAAGAGTTTCTGGGTAAACTGGAAGGAGTAGAAGACCCTGAAGAGAAGCGAAAGATCATTGGTGAAGTGTTCATAAGGGTCTTTGAAAGGGAAGCAGAGAAAGTAGGTGCTGAGTTTCTGGTGCAGGGCACCATTGCCCCTGACTGGATCGAAAGCCAGGGTGATATCAAATCCCATCACAACGTTGCTCTTCCCCATGGAATGGTTTTAGAGCTTGTGGAACCCATCAGGGAACTTTATAAAGATGAAGTAAGAATTATTGGAGCCGAAATGGGTTTACCTGCTGAGATGGTGAACCGGCAACCTTACCCTGGCCCGGGTCTAGCTGTGCGTATTGCAGGGAAAATAACCCCCAAAAGAATAGAAATATGCCGCAAGGCCAACGCCATTGTCGAGGAAGAAGTGCAAAAAGTGGGCCTTGATAAAACTTTATGGCAATATTTCGCAGTTTTAACTGATACTAAGGTGACTGGAGTTAAAGGGGACATTAGAGACTATGGATACCTGGTTGTACTAAGAATGGTAGAATCATTGGATGCCATGACTGCAGATGTTCCTGAATTACCCTGGGAAATGGTTAAGACAATGTCCCGTAGGATAACAGCGGAGATTCCAGAAGTCACCCATGTATCTCTTTCAGTGAGTGATAAACCTCCAAGCACTATTGAACTTGCTTAA
- a CDS encoding GMP synthase subunit A, with translation MILVINNHGQYNHRIHRTLHYLKIPSELVPNTTSLEDIEAKNPSGLILGGGPSVERSGNSIEYVKKLDYPILGICLGHQIIAQAYGGQISSAVSESYAQIQINILDENDIFRGLGPQLDVWASHKDEVTQLPPEFKVLASSTICDVEAMKHPEKPVYGIQFHPEVYHTPEGPKVFENFYEVCKKYNKTE, from the coding sequence ATGATATTAGTGATTAACAATCATGGACAGTACAATCACCGGATTCACCGGACCCTGCACTACCTGAAAATACCATCAGAGCTGGTGCCCAACACCACCAGTCTAGAGGATATTGAAGCTAAAAACCCATCGGGCCTTATTCTGGGAGGTGGACCATCGGTGGAAAGATCAGGTAACAGTATAGAATACGTTAAAAAACTGGATTATCCTATTTTAGGCATCTGTCTTGGTCATCAAATCATAGCACAGGCCTATGGCGGGCAAATCAGTTCTGCGGTTTCGGAAAGTTACGCTCAAATCCAGATCAACATCCTGGATGAAAATGACATTTTCAGAGGTTTAGGTCCACAGCTAGATGTTTGGGCTTCCCACAAGGATGAAGTAACCCAACTTCCCCCTGAATTTAAAGTTCTCGCTTCATCCACAATATGTGATGTTGAAGCCATGAAACACCCTGAAAAACCTGTATACGGAATACAATTCCACCCCGAGGTTTATCACACCCCAGAGGGACCTAAAGTTTTTGAGAATTTTTATGAAGTTTGCAAAAAATATAATAAAACTGAATAA
- a CDS encoding DUF2124 domain-containing protein has product MRETEKFRGLNGNLMAFKREVEGAQKVTFAGIPGVCSPFAELFAHVIRDKESVFIPRTDIASARKLERTPLGMQFTEEADPHSNVVALMGGLSLPQYEVDVADVKKMINDILEPGGKLLGLCYMNMFEDAGWDEKIDFDCIINGILTGEVYKKD; this is encoded by the coding sequence ATGAGAGAAACAGAAAAGTTCAGAGGATTAAACGGCAACCTGATGGCTTTCAAGAGGGAAGTAGAGGGTGCACAAAAGGTTACTTTTGCAGGAATTCCCGGTGTTTGCAGTCCATTTGCAGAATTATTTGCCCATGTAATCAGAGATAAGGAATCAGTTTTCATACCCCGAACTGATATAGCCAGTGCCAGGAAATTAGAACGCACACCACTGGGCATGCAGTTTACAGAAGAAGCAGATCCACATAGTAATGTAGTAGCTCTTATGGGGGGACTTTCCCTGCCACAGTATGAAGTAGATGTGGCTGATGTTAAAAAGATGATCAACGATATCCTGGAACCAGGTGGAAAGCTCCTTGGCCTGTGTTACATGAACATGTTCGAAGACGCAGGTTGGGATGAAAAAATTGATTTTGACTGTATTATTAACGGTATTTTGACTGGAGAGGTTTATAAAAAGGATTAA
- a CDS encoding DUF447 domain-containing protein, which yields MLDLYSVGMERGLLYETIVTTRNPDGTPNAAPIGVICKEAHEVVVYLHQGSRTFDNVRREKRFCVNILRDPMIFVEATIGNLDPAKFQTPGQDFSIKGAEAFFSVEVTSEKLVQREDHMGTSTLNVVRARVQDVIKNQEHVNPLNRAIYGIIEALVYLSRIDIVSEDERKSYLEKLSETSRVVNKVGSEDHKKAMKKILEFLEK from the coding sequence ATGTTGGATCTGTATTCTGTGGGCATGGAACGTGGCCTCCTTTATGAGACTATAGTTACCACCCGAAACCCGGATGGAACTCCAAATGCTGCACCTATCGGTGTTATCTGTAAAGAAGCCCATGAGGTTGTTGTTTACCTTCACCAGGGATCCAGGACATTCGACAATGTGAGGCGTGAGAAACGTTTCTGTGTGAACATACTCAGGGATCCAATGATTTTTGTTGAAGCAACCATAGGAAACTTGGACCCTGCAAAATTCCAGACTCCGGGTCAGGATTTCAGTATCAAAGGGGCAGAAGCTTTTTTCTCTGTAGAGGTAACCAGTGAAAAACTGGTGCAACGTGAAGATCACATGGGCACTTCAACTTTAAATGTGGTGAGGGCCAGGGTTCAGGATGTGATTAAAAACCAGGAACACGTTAATCCATTAAATAGGGCTATTTATGGAATAATTGAGGCCCTGGTGTATCTTAGTCGGATAGATATTGTTTCTGAAGACGAGAGGAAATCATATCTGGAGAAGTTAAGTGAAACATCCCGGGTAGTAAATAAGGTGGGTTCAGAGGACCATAAAAAAGCCATGAAGAAGATTTTAGAATTCCTTGAAAAGTAA
- a CDS encoding MBL fold metallo-hydrolase, producing the protein MKIIPLAFESMGVRSMATFVETDLKILIDPGTSIAPKRFGFPPWKDEFDALHETRARVQEYAKKANILTISHYHHDHFTPFSLGRYLDSSPRYAEEMYRNKKLFIKHPTENINKNQQKRARDLLNNLKHLGTRDIHYADDNSFEVGDTLFKFSKALPHGAEGSRVGFVITATIEWENQKLMHASDVQGPMGDAARELILNENPDTLILSGPPIYLEGFILEKRDIVRAQKNLIEIARKIPRVVVDHHLLRDLRCFDFIKTVKEESKGEVLVASELLGKEPYLLEARRKEFYF; encoded by the coding sequence GTGAAGATTATACCTCTGGCCTTTGAGAGTATGGGTGTCCGTTCCATGGCCACATTCGTAGAGACTGATCTGAAGATACTGATTGACCCTGGTACATCCATCGCCCCTAAAAGGTTCGGATTCCCACCATGGAAGGATGAATTCGATGCATTACATGAGACCAGGGCAAGAGTACAGGAATACGCTAAAAAAGCAAACATCCTGACCATCAGCCATTACCATCACGATCATTTCACTCCATTTAGTTTGGGAAGATATCTGGACTCATCACCCCGTTATGCTGAGGAAATGTACCGGAACAAAAAGCTGTTTATTAAACATCCCACCGAAAATATAAATAAAAACCAGCAGAAAAGAGCCAGAGATCTTTTAAATAATTTGAAACACTTAGGGACTCGGGACATCCATTATGCAGATGATAATTCATTTGAGGTAGGAGATACTCTTTTCAAATTTTCAAAAGCACTTCCCCATGGTGCAGAGGGCAGTCGTGTGGGTTTTGTTATAACCGCCACCATAGAATGGGAGAATCAGAAGTTAATGCACGCATCAGATGTGCAGGGACCTATGGGGGATGCTGCCCGAGAACTCATACTTAATGAAAACCCGGATACTCTGATTTTAAGTGGTCCACCCATCTATTTGGAGGGTTTCATCCTTGAAAAGAGAGATATTGTACGTGCACAGAAGAACTTAATTGAAATTGCCAGGAAAATCCCCAGAGTGGTAGTTGATCATCATCTTTTAAGGGATCTTCGCTGTTTTGACTTTATAAAAACAGTTAAGGAAGAATCAAAAGGCGAGGTACTGGTAGCATCGGAACTTCTGGGTAAAGAACCTTATCTATTAGAAGCAAGGCGAAAAGAGTTTTATTTTTAG
- a CDS encoding adenine deaminase: protein MLKGNLLNLFTEEIYPAEVEIQDGKIKCVREIKGEFKNYILPGFIDSHIHVESSMLTPSRFAEAVVPHGTTAVVADPHEIANVLGLAGINYMMQDASTVPLRFFFTAPSCVPATPFETSGAVLGPEDIEELLQMDDVVALGEMMNFPGVIGEDPIVLEKIKLAHKYSKPIDGHAPLLSGVDLCKYIAAGISTDHECSRLEEALEKKKLGMKIMIREGSSAQNLEELWSVGGEFLVSDDRHPEDLLEGHLDQTLQKAVQLGMDPVEAIQMVTVNPALHYQLNTGSISPGKRADLVLVDDLEKFKVKKVLIDGKLVAQDEKVLFKVQPTPIENTFQLSDTKPSDFEIYSNISNISNISNISNISNISNISNISNISNISNISNISNISNISNTTNTTNTTNTTNTTNTTNTTNTTNTTNTTNTTNTTNKAKVRVIKVIEGQLLTEESEVTLKIEDNILKPDLEVDILKIAVVERYGSNNIFNAFVNGFGLKEGAIASSVAHDSHNIIVVGTNSQDMAVAVNTLKKNRGGLVAVRDDEVHSLKLPIAGLMSTMNAQDVSNQLTHLHDVVEDMGSKLTSPFMTMSFMALLVIPRLKISDKGLFDVESFQFVDVLK, encoded by the coding sequence ATGTTAAAAGGAAACCTATTAAACCTTTTCACAGAGGAAATTTACCCTGCAGAGGTGGAAATCCAGGATGGGAAGATTAAATGTGTCCGGGAAATCAAGGGGGAGTTTAAAAACTACATCCTCCCAGGGTTTATCGATTCACACATCCACGTTGAAAGTTCCATGTTAACTCCTTCTCGTTTTGCAGAGGCAGTGGTGCCCCATGGAACCACTGCAGTGGTGGCTGATCCCCATGAAATTGCCAATGTTCTGGGACTTGCGGGTATCAATTATATGATGCAGGATGCCAGCACAGTTCCTCTCCGCTTTTTTTTCACTGCCCCCTCATGCGTACCTGCCACACCCTTTGAAACATCTGGAGCAGTGTTAGGGCCTGAAGACATAGAGGAACTCCTCCAGATGGATGATGTGGTGGCACTGGGGGAGATGATGAACTTCCCTGGAGTTATAGGTGAAGACCCCATTGTCCTGGAGAAGATTAAGCTCGCTCACAAATATTCTAAGCCAATTGATGGCCATGCACCTCTACTTTCAGGTGTTGATCTTTGTAAATACATAGCTGCAGGAATATCCACTGATCATGAGTGCAGCAGACTTGAGGAGGCGCTTGAGAAGAAGAAACTGGGCATGAAGATAATGATCAGGGAAGGATCATCAGCCCAGAACCTGGAGGAACTGTGGAGCGTGGGTGGTGAGTTCCTGGTATCCGATGACCGACATCCAGAAGACCTTCTGGAGGGACATCTAGACCAAACCCTCCAAAAAGCAGTTCAACTTGGCATGGACCCGGTGGAAGCCATTCAGATGGTTACCGTGAATCCAGCACTCCATTACCAGCTTAATACAGGTTCAATCAGTCCTGGTAAAAGAGCAGACCTGGTGCTGGTGGATGATCTTGAAAAATTCAAGGTTAAAAAAGTTCTGATAGACGGGAAGCTGGTTGCTCAAGATGAGAAGGTGTTATTCAAAGTTCAACCTACTCCGATTGAAAATACGTTCCAGTTAAGTGATACCAAACCCTCTGATTTTGAAATATACTCCAACATATCCAACATATCCAACATATCCAACATATCCAACATATCCAACATATCCAACATATCCAACATATCCAACATATCCAACATATCCAACATATCCAACATATCCAACATATCCAACATATCCAACACAACCAACACAACCAACACAACCAACACAACCAACACAACCAACACAACCAACACAACCAACACAACCAACACAACCAACACAACCAACACAACCAACACAACCAATAAAGCCAAAGTAAGAGTTATTAAAGTTATTGAAGGGCAGCTTCTTACTGAGGAATCTGAAGTGACATTAAAGATTGAAGATAATATTTTAAAACCTGATCTTGAAGTAGACATCCTGAAAATTGCAGTGGTGGAAAGATACGGGTCTAACAATATTTTTAATGCATTTGTAAATGGTTTCGGACTTAAAGAAGGGGCGATTGCATCCAGTGTTGCCCATGATTCCCATAACATCATAGTGGTTGGTACCAACAGCCAGGACATGGCAGTAGCGGTTAACACCCTTAAAAAGAACCGGGGAGGGCTGGTTGCAGTTCGTGACGATGAAGTTCATTCACTTAAACTCCCAATAGCCGGTCTCATGAGTACTATGAATGCCCAGGATGTATCTAACCAGTTGACTCATTTACATGATGTGGTTGAGGATATGGGTTCTAAGCTGACCTCACCCTTCATGACCATGTCTTTCATGGCTCTTCTGGTGATTCCCAGACTCAAAATAAGTGATAAGGGCTTATTTGATGTGGAGAGTTTCCAGTTTGTAGATGTTTTAAAATGA
- a CDS encoding TIGR00300 family protein — protein sequence MYNREVKLTGHIIDSLTLPRALDLIMDMGGDFQILEFNVGKRKKDTSLARIKVSADSESLLGEILDELAEIGAMVVEIREVDLEAATKDKTLPADFYSTTNHPTFIHFQNEWIPVENIEMDCMIVVDPKTPKAIIKPIGQIEKGDLVVVGREGIKVMAPQRPRGKKGMFEFMGSGASSEKPLRTLIKSIAKEVREVKSRGGKIAVVGGPAIIHTGSGPVLAKMIKEGLIDVIFAGNALATHDIESALYGTSLGICVKTGEAVARGHRHHIYAINQINQAGSIRDAVEQGVLTKGVMYECVKNDVPFVLAGSIRDDGPLPDVITDVIEAQDEMRKYVPGVDMVIMIATMLHSIAVGNILPSQVKSICVDINPATVTKLGDRGSAQVLGIVTDVGAFLPMLYHEINHAGKDD from the coding sequence ATGTATAACCGAGAAGTCAAGCTTACTGGACATATTATTGATTCACTTACTCTTCCAAGGGCTCTGGACCTGATTATGGACATGGGAGGGGACTTCCAGATACTGGAATTTAATGTGGGTAAACGTAAAAAGGATACCAGTCTTGCCAGGATTAAAGTTTCAGCAGATAGTGAATCCCTTTTAGGTGAAATTTTAGATGAACTGGCGGAAATAGGGGCCATGGTAGTGGAGATCAGGGAAGTTGATCTAGAAGCTGCCACCAAGGATAAAACTTTGCCAGCTGACTTTTATTCCACCACCAACCATCCCACTTTTATCCACTTCCAGAATGAGTGGATACCTGTGGAAAACATTGAAATGGATTGTATGATTGTGGTTGACCCTAAAACCCCTAAAGCCATCATAAAACCAATTGGTCAGATAGAAAAAGGTGACCTGGTTGTGGTTGGCCGTGAAGGAATCAAGGTTATGGCACCCCAGAGACCTAGGGGCAAAAAGGGAATGTTCGAGTTTATGGGAAGCGGAGCATCCTCAGAAAAACCACTTCGAACACTCATTAAAAGCATTGCCAAGGAAGTACGGGAAGTTAAAAGTCGTGGTGGTAAGATCGCCGTGGTGGGCGGGCCTGCCATAATACACACAGGATCTGGCCCTGTGCTGGCTAAAATGATCAAAGAAGGATTGATTGATGTTATCTTTGCCGGTAACGCCCTGGCCACCCACGATATTGAAAGTGCACTCTACGGAACTTCCCTGGGAATCTGTGTGAAGACTGGTGAAGCAGTGGCAAGGGGACACCGCCACCATATCTACGCCATAAACCAGATCAACCAGGCTGGCTCCATACGGGATGCAGTGGAACAGGGTGTTCTTACCAAGGGAGTTATGTATGAATGTGTGAAGAACGATGTTCCATTCGTGCTGGCCGGATCCATAAGGGATGACGGACCCCTTCCTGATGTTATAACCGATGTAATTGAAGCCCAGGATGAAATGAGGAAGTACGTTCCTGGTGTGGATATGGTGATCATGATCGCCACCATGTTACACTCCATAGCCGTTGGAAACATCCTCCCCTCACAGGTTAAAAGTATCTGTGTGGATATTAACCCCGCAACAGTCACTAAACTAGGTGACCGAGGTAGTGCACAGGTACTGGGCATTGTAACAGATGTAGGGGCGTTTTTACCAATGCTTTATCATGAAATTAACCATGCAGGTAAAGATGATTAA
- the speB gene encoding agmatinase: MHLYTENPLKFAFSQTECEYSDLNEDKPSFGILGVPFDSTTTYQAGARYGPLFVREASYNFEKYNIFLNKILNTTVQDIGNLESVPGNFNKTCLNLESVISSLLEEGTTPITIGGEHSISYGVVKSFSKTGTLDMQEVTILHFDAHMDLRDDYMGEKFSHATVMRRIHDLKPGHMIQMGIRSASQSETEFAQDEGIDYYTPPEIKEDIQGMEKIIHQIKGPVYVTVDMDVLDPSYAPSVGTPTPGGLEPRDLERLIFSLEGKEVIGLDVVEVSSNSIGDITSINAAKTILDFLFLQ, from the coding sequence ATGCATTTATACACTGAAAATCCTCTTAAATTCGCTTTTTCCCAGACGGAGTGTGAGTACTCCGATCTAAATGAAGATAAACCCTCTTTTGGTATTTTAGGGGTGCCCTTTGACAGCACCACCACATACCAAGCCGGGGCAAGATACGGCCCCCTTTTTGTAAGGGAGGCCTCCTATAATTTTGAAAAATACAACATATTTTTAAATAAAATTCTTAACACAACTGTCCAGGATATTGGAAACCTGGAATCTGTTCCTGGAAACTTTAATAAAACCTGTTTAAATCTGGAATCTGTTATATCCTCCCTTTTAGAGGAAGGAACTACCCCCATAACCATTGGAGGGGAACACAGCATAAGTTATGGTGTTGTAAAATCCTTTAGCAAAACCGGGACCCTGGATATGCAGGAGGTTACTATTCTCCATTTTGATGCCCATATGGACCTCAGGGACGATTATATGGGGGAAAAGTTTTCCCATGCCACGGTTATGCGACGTATACATGATCTTAAACCAGGACATATGATTCAGATGGGAATCCGGTCTGCTTCCCAATCGGAAACAGAATTTGCTCAGGATGAAGGAATTGATTACTACACTCCTCCCGAGATAAAAGAAGATATACAGGGGATGGAAAAGATCATCCACCAGATAAAGGGTCCGGTTTATGTAACTGTGGATATGGACGTGCTTGATCCATCTTATGCTCCCAGTGTTGGTACTCCCACACCAGGAGGACTGGAACCGCGTGATCTGGAGAGACTTATCTTTTCCCTGGAAGGAAAGGAAGTCATTGGTTTGGATGTAGTTGAGGTTTCATCAAACTCCATTGGAGATATCACGTCAATCAATGCCGCCAAAACAATTTTAGACTTCCTGTTTTTGCAGTGA
- a CDS encoding translation initiation factor IF-5A translates to MSTKVVEVKTLKVGKYVVLDGEASKVVSIQTSSPGKHGAAKARVDAVGIFDNQKRGLVKPVDAKIEVPIIDKRTAQVLALMGSDIQLMDLETYETFEVPIPDDLSDKLIEGAEVGYIVAMGNKKLMRIK, encoded by the coding sequence ATGTCGACTAAGGTAGTGGAAGTTAAAACGCTTAAAGTAGGTAAATATGTGGTATTAGATGGTGAAGCATCCAAAGTAGTGAGTATTCAGACTTCATCCCCAGGTAAACACGGAGCAGCAAAGGCCAGGGTAGATGCTGTGGGAATTTTCGACAACCAGAAAAGAGGTCTGGTGAAACCTGTGGATGCCAAGATAGAAGTCCCTATAATAGATAAACGAACCGCCCAGGTACTGGCTTTAATGGGCAGCGATATTCAGCTCATGGACCTGGAAACCTATGAAACCTTCGAAGTCCCAATACCAGATGATCTAAGTGATAAACTGATTGAAGGGGCAGAAGTTGGCTACATTGTAGCTATGGGTAATAAGAAACTCATGAGAATTAAATAA
- a CDS encoding pyruvoyl-dependent arginine decarboxylase, protein MKVSITSGRSEGPSRLNAFDNALLDAGIGDVNLITVSSILPKDTQIVELPHIQEGKMVNCVLACAHSDQPGDLITAAVAVATSDDFGCVVEHSGVNQDPEKIKEEAETMVRYMMKVRDLTIREIIIVNESHKVKEEGVALAAVVYLE, encoded by the coding sequence ATGAAAGTTTCAATAACCTCAGGAAGATCAGAAGGACCCAGCAGACTAAACGCCTTTGATAATGCCCTTTTAGATGCAGGCATTGGTGACGTGAACCTCATAACCGTATCCAGTATACTCCCTAAAGACACCCAGATAGTAGAACTTCCTCACATCCAGGAAGGTAAAATGGTAAATTGTGTACTGGCCTGTGCACATTCAGACCAGCCAGGGGATTTAATAACCGCTGCAGTGGCAGTGGCTACTTCAGATGATTTTGGATGTGTGGTGGAACACTCCGGAGTGAACCAGGACCCAGAAAAAATCAAAGAAGAAGCAGAAACCATGGTAAGGTACATGATGAAGGTGAGGGATCTTACCATCAGGGAAATTATCATAGTAAATGAAAGTCATAAAGTTAAAGAGGAAGGAGTGGCACTGGCTGCCGTGGTGTACCTGGAGTGA
- a CDS encoding bifunctional fructose-bisphosphatase/inositol-phosphate phosphatase, with protein sequence MNGEDQEFWGEVCQDLIEESQRAISPLIGSPKGGEIVKMGADGTPTTLIDQVAENKVMEILKGVERPLTLISEEIGEVRIGNGPSEAIMVVDPLDGTSNAVKNIPAYGISVAVAPIPPDKEGPLTIQDIQMGVVKNYATDDIYSAVKGKGAFLNGNDLIPSIKEDLSQISLGAYVYRMDMGKIEILCKSVRRMRILGAVAIELAYVADGTYDAFVDVRNNLRMVDIAAAKLILEESGGKVTDSNGGLLNGRLNVLEKTSIIATCNAVIHGKIREILEGI encoded by the coding sequence ATGAATGGAGAAGATCAAGAATTTTGGGGCGAAGTCTGCCAGGATTTAATTGAAGAATCTCAAAGGGCAATATCCCCTCTTATAGGATCCCCCAAAGGAGGGGAAATAGTTAAAATGGGGGCTGATGGAACTCCTACCACTCTCATTGACCAGGTGGCCGAGAATAAGGTCATGGAAATTCTAAAAGGAGTTGAAAGGCCTTTAACCCTTATCAGCGAAGAAATTGGTGAAGTAAGGATTGGTAATGGTCCTTCTGAGGCCATAATGGTGGTGGACCCCCTGGATGGTACCAGTAATGCGGTGAAGAACATACCTGCCTATGGTATATCCGTGGCAGTAGCACCCATTCCACCAGACAAAGAAGGTCCTCTCACTATTCAAGATATCCAGATGGGTGTGGTGAAAAACTACGCTACAGATGATATATACAGTGCAGTTAAAGGTAAAGGAGCATTTCTCAATGGGAATGATCTAATTCCTTCCATTAAGGAGGATTTATCACAGATATCTCTGGGTGCTTACGTTTACAGAATGGACATGGGAAAAATAGAAATTCTATGCAAAAGTGTCAGAAGAATGCGAATTTTAGGGGCAGTGGCAATAGAACTTGCCTACGTTGCTGATGGTACCTATGATGCCTTTGTTGATGTGAGAAATAATCTGCGGATGGTTGATATTGCCGCAGCCAAGCTCATCCTGGAAGAAAGTGGGGGAAAGGTAACAGATTCTAATGGGGGTCTCCTTAATGGAAGATTAAACGTTCTGGAGAAAACTTCTATCATAGCTACCTGTAATGCAGTTATTCATGGAAAAATAAGGGAGATACTGGAGGGGATTTAA
- a CDS encoding NAD(+) kinase, whose translation MIMGLVARSDVKGAVELAQKIADFLTEKNVDILLDTPLAMELEKYQDRHCELKDMDVDMVVAIGGDGTILRTQSFISHKKIPLIGINMGTVGFLTEIDPENAFTAIEEILAGNYFVERRNQLLVWHKHELPPALNEVVLMTRKPAKMLHIQISVDDEIMEELRADGLIIATPSGSTAYSMSAGGPIIDPRVEAFVIVPICPFKLGARPTVVSDGSTIKVKLLREGKKAIAVIDGQFEEEINYMDEIVFRKSDNCAYFVRLTKDFYRKVREKLTQGGIY comes from the coding sequence ATGATCATGGGTTTGGTGGCTCGTAGTGATGTAAAAGGCGCAGTGGAACTTGCACAGAAAATAGCTGACTTTTTAACCGAAAAAAATGTGGATATCCTTCTGGATACTCCTCTGGCCATGGAACTGGAAAAATATCAGGACCGGCACTGTGAACTGAAGGATATGGACGTGGATATGGTGGTAGCTATTGGGGGAGATGGAACTATCCTCCGTACCCAGAGCTTTATCAGCCACAAAAAAATTCCTCTAATTGGAATTAACATGGGAACAGTTGGATTTTTAACAGAAATAGACCCTGAAAACGCTTTTACGGCCATTGAAGAAATTCTTGCCGGGAATTATTTTGTGGAAAGAAGGAACCAGCTTCTAGTCTGGCACAAGCATGAACTGCCTCCTGCCTTAAATGAGGTGGTGCTCATGACCCGTAAACCTGCTAAAATGCTCCACATCCAGATCAGTGTGGATGATGAGATAATGGAGGAACTGCGTGCAGATGGGCTTATCATTGCCACGCCAAGTGGCTCCACTGCTTATTCAATGTCCGCAGGAGGTCCAATCATCGATCCCAGGGTTGAAGCATTTGTAATAGTTCCAATATGCCCATTTAAACTGGGGGCCAGACCAACAGTTGTTTCCGATGGAAGCACCATAAAAGTCAAACTCCTCAGAGAAGGTAAAAAGGCCATAGCAGTCATTGATGGTCAATTTGAGGAAGAGATAAACTACATGGATGAGATCGTCTTCCGCAAATCAGATAACTGCGCATATTTCGTGCGCCTTACCAAGGATTTCTACCGAAAAGTTCGAGAAAAGTTAACCCAGGGCGGAATCTATTAA